One Prosthecobacter vanneervenii genomic window carries:
- a CDS encoding DUF1553 domain-containing protein, with product MKPLPYLILLIAGSSTQAVESDGAKLFHEQVAPVLVKNCVECHNDVTTKGGLNMSTLADVLKGGDDGPALVPGKAAESSLYTMIVPETAGEKPEMPKKKPALSAAETDLIKRWIDMGAVWPTEIVLKEKPKGDVTHWSLLPLKPAAQGSIDGYINAKLKEKNLTMNPAADARTFIRRASFDLIGLPPTPEEAAAFEKEFAQDQAGATKRLIDRLLASPRYGERWARHWLDVVRFAESHGFEMNRARPNAWPYRDYVIQAFNADKPYDQFVREQIAGDQLGADAATGFLVAGAWDQVKGADPVLRANQRADEMHDLVSTTGSTFLGMTIGCARCHDHKFDPILQTDYYRVRAIFEGVQHAERELKPTDAEQRLKQAEGLKTEIAALDEALARFQPRAQLTRRVLLDDDLPPPTKPDAIGCVQIEQPTNGKPIDYSPGTEFGQANDPGDSTRLPNLGESYRYWKAEKDAAAKDFFSWNPRVTGKQRVWISWAAWTTHAKDARYILDLDGDANTQEDQKEIASVDQSKFADGSGAIPGQKRWSGFKYAGTHALTKDSILILRSGKLGGPTVADAVLFEEADGNQPASQPHLRAPVTHLANHESFDAVKAKFVRFTIRATAGAQPCIDELEVFSASPKPRNVALARNGAKVTASDVFSDGANPIHQIAHANDGLYGNAKSWISKNAGKGWLQIEFPREERINSVVWSRDRGDSKKGKVYQDRLPTEYVIETSLNGQTWQAVASSADRLGAEYRDRIRDIPTLSGVSAEDAATVKKHSEQRAVLQRRLKELTNFPMAYLGKFEQPGPTYRLQRGDPMTPQEEVTPGALTQFGTKLDLAKDTPEAERRVALAKWLSDPQNPLTARVMVNRIWHYHFGAGIVDTPSDLGYNGGKPSHPELLDWLAAQFIQHGWSLKEMHRLIMNSAAYRQSSAANDAGLKADSSARLLWRFPTRRIEAEPLRDTILMVSGVLDLTMGGPGFDLFVPNDNYVKVYQSKQEFGPDTFRRMVYQSKPRVQLDDTFGAFDVPDAGQIAPRRTSSTTPLQALNFLNSSFAMQQSELLAARLEKEAGKEADAQVKRAFALAYQREPQAEELTAAVELISAHGLAMFCRALLNTSEFMTLY from the coding sequence GATGTGACGACCAAAGGCGGGCTGAACATGAGCACGCTGGCGGATGTGCTCAAAGGTGGTGATGATGGTCCGGCACTGGTGCCGGGCAAGGCGGCGGAGTCGTCCCTCTACACGATGATCGTGCCGGAAACGGCGGGAGAGAAACCGGAGATGCCGAAGAAAAAACCCGCGCTGTCAGCGGCAGAAACGGACCTGATCAAACGCTGGATCGACATGGGCGCAGTGTGGCCCACGGAGATCGTGCTCAAGGAGAAGCCGAAGGGAGACGTGACGCACTGGTCGCTGCTGCCGCTGAAGCCTGCGGCACAAGGTTCCATTGATGGCTATATCAACGCCAAGCTGAAGGAGAAGAACCTCACCATGAATCCGGCGGCAGATGCGCGCACGTTCATCCGACGCGCGAGCTTTGATCTGATCGGACTCCCACCCACGCCCGAAGAAGCAGCGGCTTTTGAGAAGGAATTTGCGCAGGATCAAGCAGGTGCCACCAAAAGGCTAATTGATCGCCTACTGGCCTCTCCGCGCTATGGCGAGCGCTGGGCGCGGCACTGGCTGGATGTGGTGCGCTTTGCGGAAAGCCATGGCTTTGAAATGAACCGCGCGCGGCCCAATGCGTGGCCCTACCGGGATTACGTCATTCAGGCGTTTAATGCAGACAAGCCGTATGATCAGTTTGTGCGCGAACAGATTGCCGGAGATCAACTGGGTGCGGATGCTGCCACAGGATTCCTCGTGGCGGGCGCATGGGATCAGGTGAAGGGCGCGGACCCGGTGCTGAGAGCCAACCAGCGCGCGGATGAAATGCATGATCTGGTGAGCACCACGGGCAGCACCTTCCTCGGGATGACGATTGGCTGTGCACGCTGCCATGACCATAAGTTTGATCCCATTCTGCAAACAGACTACTACCGCGTGCGCGCCATCTTTGAGGGCGTGCAGCATGCGGAGCGGGAGCTGAAACCGACAGATGCGGAGCAGCGCCTCAAACAAGCGGAAGGACTGAAGACGGAGATCGCGGCGCTGGATGAGGCGCTGGCGCGTTTCCAGCCACGTGCGCAACTGACACGGCGGGTGCTGTTGGATGATGATCTGCCACCGCCCACAAAGCCGGACGCCATCGGCTGTGTGCAGATTGAGCAGCCGACGAATGGCAAGCCGATCGACTACTCGCCGGGCACCGAGTTTGGCCAGGCCAATGATCCCGGTGACTCCACGCGGCTGCCGAATCTGGGCGAAAGCTACCGCTACTGGAAGGCGGAGAAGGATGCAGCGGCAAAGGACTTCTTTTCATGGAATCCGCGTGTCACCGGCAAGCAGCGCGTGTGGATCTCCTGGGCGGCGTGGACGACGCATGCGAAGGATGCGCGCTACATCCTGGATCTGGATGGAGATGCGAACACGCAGGAGGACCAGAAAGAAATCGCCAGCGTGGATCAAAGCAAGTTCGCCGATGGCAGCGGAGCGATCCCCGGGCAGAAGCGCTGGAGCGGCTTCAAGTATGCGGGGACGCATGCGCTGACGAAGGACTCCATCCTCATCTTGCGCAGCGGCAAGCTCGGTGGTCCTACCGTGGCCGATGCGGTGCTGTTTGAGGAAGCGGATGGCAATCAGCCTGCTTCACAGCCCCATCTGCGAGCGCCGGTGACGCATCTGGCCAATCATGAAAGTTTTGATGCGGTGAAGGCGAAGTTTGTGCGATTCACCATTCGTGCGACGGCAGGTGCACAGCCCTGCATTGATGAACTGGAAGTCTTCTCCGCCAGCCCGAAGCCGCGCAATGTGGCGCTGGCACGCAACGGAGCGAAGGTGACGGCCTCGGATGTGTTCAGCGATGGCGCGAATCCCATCCATCAGATCGCGCATGCGAATGACGGGCTGTATGGCAATGCGAAGAGCTGGATCTCCAAGAACGCAGGCAAGGGCTGGCTGCAGATCGAGTTTCCACGCGAAGAAAGGATCAACAGCGTGGTGTGGAGCCGGGATCGCGGGGACAGCAAGAAGGGCAAGGTGTATCAGGACCGGCTGCCCACGGAGTATGTGATCGAGACTTCCTTGAATGGCCAAACATGGCAGGCTGTGGCATCTTCGGCAGACAGGCTGGGCGCGGAGTATCGGGACCGCATTCGTGACATCCCCACGCTGAGCGGTGTCTCGGCAGAAGATGCGGCCACGGTGAAGAAGCACAGTGAGCAGCGGGCCGTTTTGCAGCGCAGGCTGAAAGAGCTGACAAATTTCCCCATGGCTTATCTCGGCAAGTTTGAGCAGCCAGGACCGACCTACCGCCTGCAACGTGGCGACCCGATGACACCGCAGGAAGAGGTGACACCGGGTGCGCTGACACAGTTCGGCACCAAGCTGGATCTGGCCAAGGACACACCGGAAGCCGAACGGCGCGTGGCTTTGGCGAAATGGCTGAGCGATCCGCAGAATCCGCTGACCGCACGCGTGATGGTGAACCGAATCTGGCATTATCATTTCGGTGCAGGCATTGTCGATACTCCGAGTGATCTGGGCTACAATGGTGGAAAGCCATCGCACCCGGAGCTGCTCGACTGGCTGGCGGCACAGTTCATACAACATGGCTGGAGCCTGAAGGAGATGCACCGGCTGATCATGAACTCGGCGGCTTACCGGCAGTCGAGTGCCGCGAACGACGCGGGGCTGAAGGCGGATTCCTCCGCGCGGCTGCTGTGGCGCTTTCCCACGCGGCGCATCGAGGCGGAGCCGCTGCGTGATACCATTCTCATGGTGAGCGGCGTGCTGGATCTGACGATGGGCGGGCCGGGCTTTGATCTCTTCGTGCCGAATGACAACTACGTGAAGGTGTACCAGTCGAAGCAGGAGTTTGGCCCCGACACTTTCCGGCGCATGGTGTACCAGAGCAAGCCACGCGTGCAGCTGGACGACACCTTTGGCGCATTTGATGTGCCGGATGCGGGGCAGATAGCACCACGACGCACTTCGAGCACCACACCGCTGCAGGCACTGAATTTCCTGAACAGCAGCTTTGCCATGCAGCAGAGCGAACTGCTGGCGGCGCGGCTGGAAAAGGAGGCGGGCAAAGAGGCGGATGCGCAGGTGAAGCGCGCCTTTGCGCTGGCTTA